A part of Schistosoma mansoni strain Puerto Rico chromosome W, complete genome genomic DNA contains:
- a CDS encoding putative l-lactate dehydrogenase — MTSVFLPAASNEIEYKNLSKISVVGCGAVGTSIAFSLLDITGEIALIDINESKVRGEVMDLMQGQLFSGYCKITGGSDFELTTNSDIVVVTACVTNKNEKPEQKLVKNVKLYQEIIPKLVYHSPQCVLLIVTNPVDIMTHVAAKLSGFPKHRVFGTGTILDSARFCYLLGQKFSVDASSVHGYIIGELGENSIPLWSTVNIAGARLVTKNPQIGSSSDPENYKLIYESAIKSTEELNRLKGCNSWSIGLACCAICDAIIYNLHTIYPISVCVRDVNGIQEDAFLSFPSLINSKGISHIIPQQLTPDEERKIKQCVQEQINIVKHLGI; from the coding sequence ATGACCTCGGTATTTTTGCCTGCTGCTTCTAATGAGATTGAGTATAAGAATCTCAGCAAAATATCAGTTGTTGGTTGTGGAGCCGTTGGAACATCGATTGCATTTTCTCTACTGGATATAACTGGTGAGATTGCTCTGATTGATATCAATGAAAGTAAAGTAAGGGGTGAAGTCATGGATTTGATGCAAGGTCAGCTGTTCTCCGGATATTGTAAAATTACTGGTGGTTCAGACTTTGAATTGACGACAAATTCAGATATCGTCGTAGTTACAGCATGTGTGACTAATAAAAACGAAAAGCCTGAACAAAAACTAGTAAAAAATGTCAAACTTTATCAGGAAATAATCCCCAAGCTTGTTTACCATAGCCCTCAATGTGTTTTGTTGATTGTCACAAATCCAGTTGATATAATGACACATGTAGCCGCCAAACTTAGTGGTTTTCCGAAACATCGAGTTTTTGGTACTGGGACAATTTTGGACTCAGCAAGATTCTGTTATCTTCTTGGTCAGAAATTTAGTGTGGATGCCTCATCAGTTCATGGTTATATAATTGGAGAACTTGGGGAAAATAGCATACCTTTATGGAGTACCGTGAATATTGCTGGTGCACGTCTAGTCACAAAAAATCCACAGATTGGAAGCTCAAGTGATCCTGAAAATTACAAATTGATTTATGAATCAGCAATCAAAAGTACAGAAGAACTTAATCGATTAAAAGGCTGTAATTCATGGTCGATTGGACTTGCTTGCTGCGCCATATGTGATGCTATAATATACAATCTTCATACCATTTATCCTATCTCAGTATGTGTTAGAGATGTGAATGGGATTCAAGAAGACGCTTTTCTAAGTTTCCCTTCTTTGATCAACTCTAAAGGAATAAGTCATATAATACCACAACAGTTAACTCCTGatgaagaaagaaaaataaaacaatgtgTTCAAGAGCAAATAAATATTGTGAAACACCTAGGCATATGA